The Orcinus orca chromosome 16, mOrcOrc1.1, whole genome shotgun sequence genome includes a window with the following:
- the LOC117197798 gene encoding spidroin-1-like — protein MQRSVCGRRAGGFNNNAPAGPAVGPRAAVAGLTLTRPRGARGAGVLGGRAAAAAAAGGWRRHGAGGGEGAPGASSRSGSAASAGSGSRRGRGCCRGARRAQQSGGRRRRRERLPPVPARAAAAASSSDNTSASERVPEPALAKMAAEKERK, from the exons ATGCAAAGGAGCGTGTGCGGCCGGAGGGCTGGCGGTTTCAACAATAACGCGCCCGCGGGGCCGGCCGTGGGTCCGCGCGCGGCGGTCGCCGGGCTTACCTTGACTCGGCCTCGAGGCGCGCGCGGGGCCGGCGTGCTCGGgggccgggcggcggcggcggcggcggcgggcggatGGCGGCGGCACGGCGCTGGCGGCGGCGAGGGCGCGCCCGGGGCCTCGTCGCGCTCCGGCTCGGCGGCCTCGGCGGGGTCCGGCTCGCGCCGCGGCCGCGGCTGCTGCCGGGGGGCGCGGCGGGCGCAGCAgagcggcgggcggcggcggcggcgcgagCGGCTCCCTCCAGTCCccgcgcgggcggcggcggcagcgtcGTCGAGCG ACAATACAAGCGCCTCGGAGCGAGTCCCCGAACCTGCCCTAGCCAAAATGGCGGCCGAGAAAGAGCGGAAGTGA